A window of Rufibacter sp. LB8 contains these coding sequences:
- a CDS encoding PAS domain-containing sensor histidine kinase: MEKLTSTNKARTDLFYLSLIGNSLDIVSVLDLNGLYTYVGGNMFLSLGYTAEELLGTSPYALMHPEDLEIAREKLGDILHHKTLESPNFRFKAKDGSWRWMESRLTNMLDNEYVRGIVINARDITAQVEAQTKEKETKAYFHSLFTHHPDAIFTLDKQGLIVEANQRASTLLRDSALDIVGTHFLQLVPADQKAKALNAFNGVLAGQVELFELILRTGTKDQLILSITGGPVFKNEKVTGVQFISHDITEKERIKEQVELQSLLATVTVNGVLITNKERRVQWVNDSFCRLTGYTLEEAVGQKVSELLHGPATDARTVNAIRQKMERGEAITTEILNLKKNGEEIWFSMEIIPIRDKAGEVTGYVSTQTDITDKKRTESELLQLTKELYRHNRNLQQFTYIVSHNLRAPVANAVGLSNLLLEQDHSTGVFQKTLSHLNITVKQLDSILQDLNMILSVQDQHHTVEKEPVLLAEVCQQAISILQDALQECAGQVHLQVQEDLVIHTKRAYLYSILYNLLSNAIKYRSPNRPLEVTLKAFGGELQGAVIYFSDNGLGMDLDRVGSQVFKLYKRFHRNIEGKGMGLFLVKSHVEVLGGDIKVSSKVDKGTSFTIFLKPDHPQGE, encoded by the coding sequence ATGGAAAAACTGACAAGTACGAACAAAGCGCGCACAGACCTTTTCTATCTGTCTTTAATTGGCAATTCCCTTGACATTGTCTCTGTGCTGGACCTGAACGGCCTGTACACCTACGTGGGCGGCAACATGTTCTTGTCTTTGGGCTATACGGCAGAAGAACTGTTGGGCACCTCGCCCTATGCCCTCATGCACCCAGAAGACCTGGAAATAGCCCGCGAAAAGTTAGGGGACATTCTCCACCATAAAACCCTGGAGTCGCCTAACTTCCGGTTCAAGGCCAAAGACGGCTCCTGGCGATGGATGGAAAGCCGCCTGACCAACATGCTGGACAATGAATATGTGCGCGGCATTGTGATCAACGCCCGTGACATCACCGCCCAGGTGGAGGCGCAGACCAAGGAGAAAGAAACCAAGGCCTACTTCCATTCTTTGTTCACGCACCACCCAGACGCCATTTTCACGCTAGACAAGCAGGGCTTGATTGTAGAAGCCAACCAACGCGCCTCTACCTTGCTCCGTGACTCTGCGCTGGACATTGTGGGCACCCATTTTCTGCAGTTAGTGCCCGCAGACCAGAAAGCCAAAGCCTTGAACGCCTTTAACGGAGTGCTTGCCGGGCAGGTGGAATTGTTTGAGTTAATACTGCGCACTGGTACAAAAGACCAGCTTATCTTGTCCATTACGGGCGGGCCGGTGTTCAAGAACGAAAAGGTCACCGGGGTACAGTTCATATCACATGACATCACAGAGAAAGAACGAATAAAAGAACAGGTGGAGCTGCAGTCTTTGCTGGCCACCGTGACCGTAAACGGCGTGCTCATCACCAACAAAGAACGGCGCGTGCAGTGGGTGAATGACAGTTTCTGCCGACTCACGGGCTATACCCTGGAAGAAGCGGTGGGCCAAAAAGTGTCTGAGCTGCTGCACGGGCCGGCCACAGATGCACGCACAGTAAACGCCATAAGGCAGAAAATGGAACGCGGCGAAGCCATCACCACCGAGATCCTCAACCTGAAGAAGAACGGTGAGGAAATCTGGTTTTCCATGGAAATCATTCCTATCAGAGACAAAGCCGGTGAGGTCACGGGCTACGTCTCTACCCAAACCGACATCACCGACAAGAAACGAACCGAATCTGAGCTGCTGCAACTCACCAAAGAACTGTACCGCCATAACCGCAACCTGCAGCAGTTCACTTACATTGTGTCGCATAACCTGCGCGCGCCGGTGGCCAATGCGGTGGGTCTTTCCAACTTGTTGCTGGAGCAGGACCACAGCACCGGTGTGTTCCAGAAAACGCTCAGTCATTTGAATATCACGGTCAAGCAGTTGGATTCCATTTTGCAGGACTTGAACATGATTCTTTCCGTCCAGGACCAGCATCACACTGTGGAGAAGGAGCCGGTCTTATTGGCCGAGGTCTGCCAGCAAGCCATTTCCATTTTGCAGGACGCCCTGCAGGAGTGTGCCGGACAGGTGCATTTGCAGGTGCAGGAAGACTTGGTCATTCATACCAAACGCGCCTATCTGTACAGCATTCTATACAACCTGTTGTCTAACGCCATCAAATACCGTTCCCCCAACCGGCCGCTGGAAGTGACCCTCAAAGCCTTTGGGGGAGAGTTGCAGGGTGCGGTTATCTATTTCTCTGACAACGGCCTGGGCATGGATCTGGACCGCGTGGGCAGCCAGGTGTTCAAACTCTACAAACGCTTCCACCGCAACATTGAAGGCAAAGGCATGGGGCTCTTTCTGGTGAAATCACACGTGGAAGTGCTGGGCGGCGATATTAAAGTGAGCAGCAAGGTAGACAAAGGCACCAGCTTCACCATCTTTCTCAAACCAGATCATCCTCAAGGAGAGTAG
- a CDS encoding YihY/virulence factor BrkB family protein: MTVSERLTQSRQYRKFIVFLKRLRFVEGKVSVYYVLKVMLEELQRDSLTKRASYMAFNFTLAIFPTIIFLFTLIPYVPVGHLDQDILMLLSDVMPPEIYIAAADTIEDIVNKPRGGLLSFGFLFALVLSTNGIMSLMDAFDKKYATFRKRTYVRKRLIATALTFALAVILFLAIGAIFFGTYILDALVFYEIVTESFTYGLIVSVKYVAVVLLFFLATSMIYYYVPAVHDKWPFVSAGSVVATLLIFLVSWLFSLYIGKFDSYNKFYGSIGALIGLMVWLDFVCMGLIVGFEVNISIDSLTKRLVKGKA; the protein is encoded by the coding sequence ATGACAGTTTCTGAGCGCCTGACCCAGTCCCGGCAGTACCGGAAGTTCATTGTCTTTCTCAAGCGCCTGCGCTTTGTGGAGGGCAAGGTGTCTGTGTACTACGTACTCAAGGTCATGCTAGAGGAACTGCAGCGCGACTCGCTCACCAAGCGGGCATCTTACATGGCCTTCAACTTCACGCTGGCCATTTTCCCCACCATCATCTTTCTGTTCACGCTCATTCCGTACGTGCCGGTGGGCCACCTGGACCAGGACATTCTCATGCTGCTCTCAGACGTGATGCCGCCCGAGATTTACATTGCCGCCGCCGACACCATTGAAGACATTGTGAACAAGCCGCGGGGCGGGTTGCTGTCCTTCGGTTTTCTGTTTGCGCTGGTGCTCTCCACCAACGGCATCATGAGCCTCATGGACGCCTTTGACAAGAAATACGCCACCTTCAGAAAACGCACGTACGTACGAAAGCGCCTCATTGCCACCGCACTCACCTTTGCCCTGGCCGTGATTTTGTTTCTGGCCATTGGCGCCATCTTCTTCGGGACGTACATTCTGGATGCGCTGGTGTTCTATGAGATTGTGACCGAGTCTTTCACCTACGGCCTCATTGTGTCTGTGAAATATGTGGCGGTGGTGTTGCTGTTCTTTCTGGCCACGTCCATGATCTATTACTACGTGCCGGCGGTGCATGACAAATGGCCGTTTGTGAGCGCGGGCAGCGTGGTGGCTACCTTGCTGATTTTTCTGGTGAGTTGGCTGTTCTCGCTCTACATTGGCAAGTTTGACTCCTATAACAAATTCTACGGCTCCATTGGCGCACTCATAGGGTTAATGGTCTGGCTTGATTTTGTGTGCATGGGCTTGATTGTGGGCTTTGAGGTGAACATCAGCATTGACTCCCTCACCAAACGCTTGGTGAAAGGCAAAGCCTAG